The genomic stretch AGGACAAGATATGACCCCACCCTAACCCTCCCCTTGAAGGTAAAGGGAGGGGATTAAAATAGCACCAAACTAATAATTTACCAGTCAGCTGGATTAACAATGAAGTCTTGCTCTTTCTCCTCCCCTTGAAGGTAAAGGGAGGGGATTAAAATAGCACCAAACTAATAATTTACCAGTCAGCTGGATTGACAATGAAGTCTTGCTCTTTCTCCTCCCCTTAACTTTAGGGGGAGGCCGGGAGGGGGTCATCTCTAAGTTTCTTTTTCAAGGGGGGTCGCTCGGGGTCATTCCTCCGCTTTAGCCAACGCCGACGTTACATACTTCTCTAAAAACGCGATAATGCCTTCTCTGTCCATTGCTTGCGGCTGATTCACTAACTGCAGGATCATATAACCTTGGTTTGATAAACTGCGTGCAAACTCTGTGGTGGTTAAATAGGTATTGATCTCGCCTGATGCGATCGCAGGTGCGATCTTGTCACTGATAATGGCGATATTATTATCAAGTAACGCAAGATAACGCGGCCAGGTATCCTCACGAATAGCTGAACTCCATTCTAGCCAGATATAAGTGAATTGTGGGTTGTTGATCGCGGCATCGACAAAATCGGCTAAGTAATCATGAATGGCTTGGTGGGGGCTTTTTGGTTGCTGCTCGTTAATATCAATAAAGTTCTTGCGCACCATATGACTGAAAAAATCTTCAATTTGTACTAAGACATGATCAACCAACAGTTCTCTGCTGCTGAAGTAGTTAAATACAGTGGCGACTGAGACTTGTGCTAACTGGGCTATTTCAGCATGACCAGCACGGCCAAGGCCACGTTTAGAGAAGACTTCGATGGCACACTGCATCAATTGTTCACGACGAGCTTCGGGAGACAGGCGGGTGCGCCGTCTGATTACTGCTGGCATTTCCATATGTTGTATCCAAGTAAAAGGTATGGTTGTTAAATTATTGTTAAGATTATCACTAGGGTTGCACTCATTTCAACCGCAATGCGAAACGAATGACGTTTTTAAGCTAACGCGTTATGGATTCTAATCACTATAAATTCAGTGGTTTTTAGTGAAACCATTTCGACTATGGCTATTAGGCTGTTAAACTACGCGCAATATAAATCATTATGATCACCGTTTGGAGAAACTAACATGAAACACACTGTTGA from Moritella marina ATCC 15381 encodes the following:
- a CDS encoding TetR/AcrR family transcriptional regulator, which produces MEMPAVIRRRTRLSPEARREQLMQCAIEVFSKRGLGRAGHAEIAQLAQVSVATVFNYFSSRELLVDHVLVQIEDFFSHMVRKNFIDINEQQPKSPHQAIHDYLADFVDAAINNPQFTYIWLEWSSAIREDTWPRYLALLDNNIAIISDKIAPAIASGEINTYLTTTEFARSLSNQGYMILQLVNQPQAMDREGIIAFLEKYVTSALAKAEE